DNA sequence from the Alteribacter lacisalsi genome:
CGAAATCAGCAAATGTATCATGATATTCTGCCTCCCGGCTGTCCGGTTGTGTTTATTGACCGGAAGCCTGAAGGATATGAAGGTGACTGTGTTTTAGTGGATAATTACCGGGGCACCTACGAGGCTGTTACTCATCTGCTGGAAAAAGGGCATCGCGACGTGGGATACATTACAGGTCCCCTCGGCATAACCACAAGTGACGATCGTTTTGAAGGGTATCAGGACGCCTTGAAAGCAGGAGGGATAAAAACCAGTAGAAAGCTTGTTAAAGAAGGTGTCCCTTCACTGGAGAACGGGAAGCACCTTACAAGGGAACTGCTGAAAACACCAATGTCCGCCCTTTTTATAGCCAATAACATCATGACAATCGGTGCGATCAGCTGTCTTCAGGAGAATAGAATCAGTATCCCATCAAAGCTTGCCGTGATCGGCTATGACGATTATGAATGGACGCAGATTACCCAGCCTCCTTTGTCTGTCATTCGGCAGCCTTCAGGGGAGATAGGAAGAAAGGCAGCGGAAATTCTACTTGCACGAATTGATCAGGGAGGTGAATCTGGAAACAGTGAATATCGACTTCAAACGGAGCTTCTGATCCGGGGATCCAGCTGATTCTTCTGAAGTAAAAGGCGGAAGGAATTAAATATCCATATTATTCATAAGGAGTGAAATGAATGAAAAGCAGGATGCCTATCGTGAAAAAACGCCAGTCATATTTTTGTGTTTTTCTTGCAGTTATATTGCTTATGCAGACTGTCTCCTACTCTTTTGCAGGAGAAGCCGGTGCAGAATCAAATAAAGAGGAAGGGCCGGATGATCAGTACTTAATCGATAATCCCGGTTTTGAAACGGGTGACCTTACCGGATGGGAAGTGGTAGAGGGAGAGGCGTTTTCTGATGCAAGCGTGTCTTCCGACTCAACTTACTGGGATGGAATTCCTTTTAATCAGGAAGGTACATATCACCTATGGGGGGCACTGAATGATGGAGATGGCAGAACCGGCATTCTTAAATCATCCGTTTTTACTCTCGGTGGAACCGGTGAAATTAACTTTTTGATCGGAGGGGGCCATTTACCCGATCAGTATGTGGCGCTTGTCCGGGCGGATGACGGAGAAGAGCTGATTCGACAGAACAATGAACGATTTAACGATTCAGCAGGTGAGTCCTATCATCGCGTACTATGGGATGCCTCGGAATTCCTTGGTGAAGAATTGCGGATCAAAGTAGTAAACGGTTCCACTGGAGGATGGGCGCACATCAATGTGGATGATTTTCAGGTTTACCACAAACCTGGTGGAAGTGATGAAGAACCTCTTCCTGAAGTTGTTTCCCACTGGAAATTGAACGAAACAGAAGGGGCTCTTGCAGAAGAAGTAGTGAGCGGACAGCAGGATGACGTACATTATGTATTTAACGACGCTTCGGACAAACCTTCCACGGATCCGCTTTGGAGTCAGGGAATTTCAGAGGGTTCCCTTTTGTTTGACGGATTTTCGACTTGGATTGAAAGGGACGCAGCAGACATGAAAGAGCTGAACAGTACGTTCAGCATTGAGGCATGGGTGGCCCCGCGATCTTATGAATGGGGAAACGGTGGCAAACCATCGGCTATTATCAATCAGCATGATGCAGCGAAGAATGAAGGTTTTTCCCTTGGAATGGGGCGGCATGGGACCTGGTTGTTTGAAGCCGGACTGAACGGATCCTGGTTTACTGTGGAAGCAGAAGCGGATATGCAGCTGGAAAAATTTCAGTGGTCACATATCGTAGCTTCGCTGGAGCGGGAATCACGGAAGATGACACTGTTTCTAAACGGGGAGAAGGCAGGAGAAACGATTATTCCTGTAGAGCCCCGCTTTATGCCGTCAGATGAACCACTCCGAATAGGCAAGCATAATCAGCCTTCTGAAATCAACGGGGTGTTCACTGCGAACATGTTTAACGGACTGATGGATGAGATCGTTATTCATGGTATGGCATTTGGTGAAACCGAGGCAGCAGAGGCCTACAACTCGTACACAGAACATTTTGATAACGGCGAACATCCGGAACCGGAAATGGACTACGACCGGAGCCGCTATGACGGTGACCGTCATCGTCCGCAGTACCACTTTATATCGCCCGAACACTGGATGAATGAACCTCATGCGCCATTTTATTTTGAAGGAAAGTATCATATTTTTTACCAGCATAATCCGCACGGACCTTACTGGAATCAGATTCACTGGGGTCACGCCGTGAGTGATGACATGATTCACTGGGAGGATATGCCGGTTGCTCTGGCACCGGATGGGGGGTCCGTTTCACCGGATGGTGTGTGGTCCGGTGATGCGGCAATAGCACCTGACGGAAAGCCTGCCCTTTTGTTTACAGCAGGGGATGACAGTAAAACACCGAATCAGATGGTTGGACTGGCCAGAAGCACGTTCGGGGAAAATGGAGACGTGAATCTTCCAGAATGGCACATGCATGACGAACCTGTCACTGTTCAGGAAGAAGATCTCCACGCGGATGAAGGGGAAATTATGTTCGGCCAGTTCAGAGACCCTTACGTGTGGGAAGAAGACGGGACATACTACCAGCTCGTAAGTTCCGGAATCAAGGACGAAGGAGAGCATGTTGGCGGGACAGCGCTTTTATATACATCAACCGATCTTTACGAATGGACGTATAAAGGACCTTTTTTTACCGGAGATGTACAGAAATATCCGGCTACCGGGCATGTGTGGGAACTGCCTGTCTTTCTACCTCTGAAGGATGAGGGTGGGGAAGATTCGGGCAAACATGCGTTCTTTATCAACCCGTGGTACGACGGATACAGTGAACACGATGTGAAATATGTCTGGCACTGGATTGGCGAATGGGACCGGGAAGAAAATCGCTTTGTTCCTGATCATGAGGAGCCGAGACTGTTTGACTATGGGGAGCACTTCACCGGTCCAAGCGGTTTTGAAGATCACGACGGACGTTCCGTGCTGTTCAGCATTGCGCAGGACCGCCGCTCCGAGCAGGAACACTTTGATGCCGGCTGGGCACACAATGCAGGACTTCCCCTCGAGCTGTCGCTGACAGACGAGGGAGAACTGGGAATTGCACCGATCCGTGAACTCGAAGGTCTGCGTGAACGGAAACTGATTTCGGATCGGAATGTACCAGCCGAACGGCTCAGCCGAAAGTTAAACCGCATTGAGGGAGACCTCCTTGAAATAAAGCTCGAAGTTGAGAACATTGACGCTGATGTATTTGGACTCACGCTTCGTCAAAGTGAGGACGGGGAAGAAGAGACACTTCTTTACCACCGTTTCGAAGATGACACGTTCGGTATCGACCGGAACCGTTCAAGCCTCGATCCAGATACAAGAAAAGGGGTTCATGAAGGGGAGCTCTCGCTTGAGGATGGGGTGCTGAACCTCCACGTATTCCTTGATCGCTCAATGATTGAGGCCTATGCAGATGGAAAGCGGAGCATCACCTCCCGCGTCTATCCGACACTGGATGCCATGGGTGTTGACGTGTGGACGGAAGGGGGAGATGTCAACATCAGGAAATTCGATATCTGGGAACTTGGTTCTGCCTATGGAGAAACCGTACCGGCAATGAATGCAGATCCAGAACCGATTGTGCCGCATAAGTCCCTCCCTAACCATACATTTCAGACTGGTGATTTAACAGGGTGGGAAATTATTGAAGGTGACGCCTTTCAGAATGCTCACGTGACAAATGCAGCCAACTGGGGATGGGGCGGAGATTTTAATCAGGCTCATACCGAAGTAAATCCCAAACATTTTCATTACTGGGGCCACAATGGTGAGCTTGGAGGAGATAGTTTGACCGGAGAAATGAAATCGCAGAATTTCGTACTTGGTGCAGAAGGGAAAATCGATTTTCTCGTAGCTGGAGGCAATGATCTTGAACGGCTTTATGTAGCCCTTGTACGCGCATCAGACGGAGAGTATCTGGAAAAAGAAACCGGTCGGAACACGGAACAGTACAGACGTGTTCACTGGGATGCATCCGACTATGTCGGTGAAGAACTATATATCAAGGTGGCAGACCAGCATGAAGGCGGTTTTGGTCATATTAATCTGGATGATGTGAATGTCCAGGTGGATCTTCAGACGGAATTTGACCATGAAGATCTGGTTATCTATTACGGCACCGATCAGAACTGCCGGCCTCGGGGCAAACCGAATCAGCCGGGCCGTCCTGAGCAGCCGGGGCTGCCGCCCTGCCCGAAAAAATGAATGAACGATACACAAAACACCGGAGCTCTTATTGAGATTCCGGTGTTTTTCTGTACAGACCGATTCCAGAGAAAGGTCTCCTCTTCATCAATCATTATCCACCATCCAGTTTATTCCTCCCCGTAAAACAGCGTGCGGAGTCTGTCCGGAGGCATCTGCCAGACCGGAGTCTGGCCGCCATCCTTAAAGAGTGATTGATAGAGTTCCTCTTTTTGAGCGAGGGCTTTTTCAATCGATTCCTCTACTGTGCCCCGGGTGGTGAGCGCATGTATGGTAACAGGTTTCGTCTGGCCAATCCGATGGACACGGTCGGCTGCCTGGCGGTCCACAGCCGGATTCCACCATCTGTCATAATGAATCACTTCCGAAGCACCGGTCATGTTAAGGCCTGTTCCACCGGTACGGATGGACACAAGCAGAACCGGACCGGCTTCTCCCTGGTTAAATCGATCAACCAGTTGAAACCGTTCCTTCATTTTCATGGATCCGTTCAAAAAACCCGGGGAGAGACAAAAAGCTTCATCAAGCCCCTGCTGAAGAAGATGACCCATTCTCCGGTACTGCGTAAATACTACGATTCGTCTTCCCTCACTCAGCAGTTCGTCAATCGTGTTCATAAACAGCTGCCATTTTCCGGAGCGGCCATCCAGTGGACGCCGTTCATCATAATACTGAGCCGGATGGTTACAGATTTGTTTTAATCGTGTAAGGCCTTTAAAGAAAACGCCTTTTCTTTCTGGAGGAGCTAAAAAGTCCAGTGACTCGGTTGTTTCTTCCACTACAGCACGGTAAAGCAGATGCTGTTCGCGGGTAAGCTCACAGGACCGGGTCACCTCTTTTTTGTCAGGAATCTGCCAATCCAGCCGCTGACGTTGCTTGGTCCGCCGCAGAACAAAGGGTTCGATCACTTTTTTGAGTCGTGTTTCCCTGTCACCGGAAAACCGCTTCAAAAACGAAGAGAGCGTACCCAGATAGCCCTCTGCAAACCAGTCAAACAGGGCCCAGAGCTCTGCAGGGCGATTTTCCACAGGTGTTCCCGTAACGGCAATTCGGTGGCCTGCGTTCAGCTTTTTTGCTTCCTTCCACACACGGGTGCGGTTGTTTTTAATCATCTGAGCTTCATCAAATAAAACAGCGGCCCACTCAGCCGTTGAGAAGATGGCATCTTTTACAAGGATCGGATAGGTGGTCAGCACCACATCACTCTTTTTTAAATCAATTCCGGCCCTGACTGCCGGAGAGCCGTAATACACGGTCACGTCAAGTTCCGGTGCAAAACGGGCAAGTTCAGTCCGCCAGTTTTCAAGAAGAGAAGTAGGGCAGACGATGAGAACCGGCTGATCTTCAGCCTTGGAAACGTGCTCACTGTAGGCAATTGCCTGTACCGTTTTCCCGAGTCCCATCTCATCAGCCAGACAGGCACCGAGACCGAGTGACCTCATGGACAGAAGCCATTCAACCCCTTCGATCTGATACGGCTTCAACATTGGTTTCCATCTGGAGTGGAGGTTCGGGGAGGTCGTGCTCCGTACCGCTTCGAACCAGTGCGGCGAAACGCTCAGACGGATAGTCTCGTCATCATCTGCGGAAGATTCATCATTTTCAGTTCCAGGCATGTAAACAATTTCCTGAATCGCCTGGAACAGGCTTGCGTGATGATCATTTTTGATCCGGTTAATTTCTTTCAGATAGCGCTCCGCTTTTTGAAGATCCCACCGCATCCACCGGTTTTCGAACTGGATAAAGCGGCGCTGCTCTTCCACCCACTCACGGATCTGCTCTTCGGAGAGTGTGGTGTGATGATGGGAAAAGAACCAATCTATTTCCGCCCCACGACCTGACGGCGACGGCGAGACTTCACCGGTTAAGCTGAAGGCCACTGTCCGCTCCCAGCTCTGGGGAACCAGAACCGCGATACCGGCCTGTTCACAAACGGTCTGAAAGTCCTGAAGAA
Encoded proteins:
- a CDS encoding GH32 C-terminal domain-containing protein, giving the protein MKSRMPIVKKRQSYFCVFLAVILLMQTVSYSFAGEAGAESNKEEGPDDQYLIDNPGFETGDLTGWEVVEGEAFSDASVSSDSTYWDGIPFNQEGTYHLWGALNDGDGRTGILKSSVFTLGGTGEINFLIGGGHLPDQYVALVRADDGEELIRQNNERFNDSAGESYHRVLWDASEFLGEELRIKVVNGSTGGWAHINVDDFQVYHKPGGSDEEPLPEVVSHWKLNETEGALAEEVVSGQQDDVHYVFNDASDKPSTDPLWSQGISEGSLLFDGFSTWIERDAADMKELNSTFSIEAWVAPRSYEWGNGGKPSAIINQHDAAKNEGFSLGMGRHGTWLFEAGLNGSWFTVEAEADMQLEKFQWSHIVASLERESRKMTLFLNGEKAGETIIPVEPRFMPSDEPLRIGKHNQPSEINGVFTANMFNGLMDEIVIHGMAFGETEAAEAYNSYTEHFDNGEHPEPEMDYDRSRYDGDRHRPQYHFISPEHWMNEPHAPFYFEGKYHIFYQHNPHGPYWNQIHWGHAVSDDMIHWEDMPVALAPDGGSVSPDGVWSGDAAIAPDGKPALLFTAGDDSKTPNQMVGLARSTFGENGDVNLPEWHMHDEPVTVQEEDLHADEGEIMFGQFRDPYVWEEDGTYYQLVSSGIKDEGEHVGGTALLYTSTDLYEWTYKGPFFTGDVQKYPATGHVWELPVFLPLKDEGGEDSGKHAFFINPWYDGYSEHDVKYVWHWIGEWDREENRFVPDHEEPRLFDYGEHFTGPSGFEDHDGRSVLFSIAQDRRSEQEHFDAGWAHNAGLPLELSLTDEGELGIAPIRELEGLRERKLISDRNVPAERLSRKLNRIEGDLLEIKLEVENIDADVFGLTLRQSEDGEEETLLYHRFEDDTFGIDRNRSSLDPDTRKGVHEGELSLEDGVLNLHVFLDRSMIEAYADGKRSITSRVYPTLDAMGVDVWTEGGDVNIRKFDIWELGSAYGETVPAMNADPEPIVPHKSLPNHTFQTGDLTGWEIIEGDAFQNAHVTNAANWGWGGDFNQAHTEVNPKHFHYWGHNGELGGDSLTGEMKSQNFVLGAEGKIDFLVAGGNDLERLYVALVRASDGEYLEKETGRNTEQYRRVHWDASDYVGEELYIKVADQHEGGFGHINLDDVNVQVDLQTEFDHEDLVIYYGTDQNCRPRGKPNQPGRPEQPGLPPCPKK
- a CDS encoding DEAD/DEAH box helicase; amino-acid sequence: MKTNVERLGLFPDREAPGFFLWLERNGRPLAKSDQLLFKQRLFRHDEPSFFGTAFPLVSGEDMDGKPVTGTVIPFERADLLAGQHPEALQVKQAPVPGRFGSWQADLPDLPVIWPDSAACTGNPADVLFAGYTSEALEHLSADPDERIRRWTAALRDPGETYELPLHLYQFCLGRLGIEDKRPFQFALAVHEPDLFSDDWKVEIVITETKTRRTATLSEVTAGHHPFIHNPVMEIKEKVQRLAAVPGLEPFSSREPVLVMDDEAVYTLLQDFQTVCEQAGIAVLVPQSWERTVAFSLTGEVSPSPSGRGAEIDWFFSHHHTTLSEEQIREWVEEQRRFIQFENRWMRWDLQKAERYLKEINRIKNDHHASLFQAIQEIVYMPGTENDESSADDDETIRLSVSPHWFEAVRSTTSPNLHSRWKPMLKPYQIEGVEWLLSMRSLGLGACLADEMGLGKTVQAIAYSEHVSKAEDQPVLIVCPTSLLENWRTELARFAPELDVTVYYGSPAVRAGIDLKKSDVVLTTYPILVKDAIFSTAEWAAVLFDEAQMIKNNRTRVWKEAKKLNAGHRIAVTGTPVENRPAELWALFDWFAEGYLGTLSSFLKRFSGDRETRLKKVIEPFVLRRTKQRQRLDWQIPDKKEVTRSCELTREQHLLYRAVVEETTESLDFLAPPERKGVFFKGLTRLKQICNHPAQYYDERRPLDGRSGKWQLFMNTIDELLSEGRRIVVFTQYRRMGHLLQQGLDEAFCLSPGFLNGSMKMKERFQLVDRFNQGEAGPVLLVSIRTGGTGLNMTGASEVIHYDRWWNPAVDRQAADRVHRIGQTKPVTIHALTTRGTVEESIEKALAQKEELYQSLFKDGGQTPVWQMPPDRLRTLFYGEE
- a CDS encoding LacI family DNA-binding transcriptional regulator, whose translation is MSVKNNEATQIRIKDVALKAGVSTATVSHVINETRYVAEKTREKVLDSMKALNYHPNSVARSLRSNKTKIIGLLIPVKEADTSNFFFMSIAHGIESKLNESGYQVILSNSKEDEALEQKQLRMFASQNVDGMIIASAGRNQQMYHDILPPGCPVVFIDRKPEGYEGDCVLVDNYRGTYEAVTHLLEKGHRDVGYITGPLGITTSDDRFEGYQDALKAGGIKTSRKLVKEGVPSLENGKHLTRELLKTPMSALFIANNIMTIGAISCLQENRISIPSKLAVIGYDDYEWTQITQPPLSVIRQPSGEIGRKAAEILLARIDQGGESGNSEYRLQTELLIRGSS